A stretch of DNA from Vicingaceae bacterium:
ACACAACGATTCAACTTGATGGGAGGCTTCACTTTCGGATTCTAAACCAAAATTATTGTTAAAATTTATTTTCCGCAGAAGAATAGTTTGATAATCAAGTAGATGCGAGTTTCTACGAAAAAGAATTTTGTTAGTAAATTTTAGGGTAAAAAGAGCATAAAAAACCACTTTTTGCCGTCGGATTTTCGTATCTTTGTAAATCTTTTAAAATTGATAAGTTTATGAGTGAAACCAAGAATTATTCTGCAGAAAGTATTCAGATACTTGAAGGATTAGAAGCCGTACGTAAACGCCCTGCGATGTATATCGGCGACATAGGTGTCAAAGGGCTGCATCATTTGGTATATGAGGTGGTAGACAATTCCATTGACGAGGCATTGGCGGGTTATTGTAACGAAATAGAGGTAGTTATTCACAAAGATAATTCCATCACGGTGAAAGACAATGGTCGAGGAATACCTGTAGATATTCATCCCAAAGAAAATCGTTCGGCACTTGAAGTTGTTATGACCGTATTGCATGCCGGAGGAAAATTTGATAAAGATTCATACAAAGTTTCCGGGGGGTTGCACGGTGTAGGTGTATCATGTGTGAATGCCCTTTCATCATACTTAAAAGCCGAAGTGCACAGAGACGGAAAAATATGGGTGCAAGAATATAGCAAAGGCAAACCATTGACTGAAGTGAAATGTATCGGTGATACCGATTATCGTGGTACGATAGTGTCCTTTAAACCGGACGACACAATTTTTACCGTTACCGAATACAACTATGATACTCTTGCAGCTCGAATGCGAGAATTGGCATTTCTGAACAAAGGAATAAGAATTACATTGATTGACGAAAGAAATACTGATGAAAATGGCAATCCGGTAAAAGAAGAATTCTATTCTGAAGGAGGTCTAAAAGAGTTTGTTATGTATTTGGATCAAAACCGCACACCTTTGATTGATGAACCAATTTACATTGAAACGGATAAATTTGGTATGCCTGTTGAGATAGCCATGGTGTATAATACTTCGTTTTCCGAGAATGTTCATTCGTATGTGAATAATATCAATACTCACGAGGGAGGAACACATTTGGCGGGTTTTAGAAGAGGATTAACCAGAACTTTGAAGAAATATGCCGAAGAGAGTGGAATGTTGCAAAAACTCAAGTTTGAAATTAATGGAGATGACTTTCGTGAAGGTCTTACAGCGGTAATTTCAGTAAAAGTTGCAGAGCCACAATTTGAAGGGCAAACCAAAACAAAATTGGGAAACAACGAAGTGATGGGTGTTGTTGATCAGGCAGTGAGTGAGATGTTGACAAACTATCTGGAAGAAAATCCTAAGGCTGCACGGCAAATTATCAATAAGGTGATTATTGCTGCTCAGGCAAGACATGCTGCCCGGAAAGCCCGTGAAATGGTGCAACGCAAGAATGTTTTGAGCGGGACCGGATTGCCCGGAAAACTTGCCGATTGTTCTGAAAGAGATCCATCGAAATGTGAAATTTTCCTTGTTGAGGGTGATTCTGCCGGTGGTACCGCCAAGCAAGGAAGAAACAGGAATTTTCAGGCAATATTACCGTTGCGGGGTAAAATTTTGAATGTTGAAAAAGCCATGCAACATAAAATCTTTGAAAATGAAGAAATTAAAAACATATACACAGCCCTGGGTGTCAAGGTTGGAACGGAAGAAGATGAAAGAGCCCTGGATTTAAGCGGTCTGAGATATCACAAAATTATTATCATGTGTGATGCCGATGTGGATGGAAGCCACATTACCACTCTGATTATGACATTCTTTTTCCGCTATATGAAAGAGATTATCGAGCATGGTTATCTTTATATTGCTACACCGCCGTTGTATTTGGTAAAAAAAGGCAACGAACAACGTTATTGTTGGAATGATAAAGAAAGGGATCAAGCCATTCAAGAATTGAAAGGTAAAGGCAAAGAAAGTTCTGTTACGGTGCAACGCTATAAAGGTTTGGGAGAAATGAACGCCGAACAATTGTGGGAAACTACAATGAATCCGGAAACACGTACCTTGAGAAAAGTAACCATCGAAAGTGCTGCTGAAGCCGATCACACATTTTCCATATTGATGGGAGACGATGTGCCTCAAAGACGGGAGTTTATAGAAAAGAATGCAAAATACGCCAAAGTTGATGCATGAGTTTATAAACGGGCTTTTGCTGCAAACGAAAGGGGGCTGAAAAGTCCCCTTTTGTATTTAAACCAAGCCGCAGCTCCAATCATGGCAGCATTATCGGTGGTATATTCTAAAGGTAACATAAAAACTTCTGTTTTGGTTTTTTGGGCCAACAACAAAGCTTCGGAGCGGAGCAATGAGTTAGCAGAAACCCCACCACATATTACCCATTGTCTGATGCCGGTATGTGCAATGGCTTTTTCAACTTCGGAAAGTAAAATATCCACAATTGTTTTTTGTACAGATGCAGCTATATCATGTAAATTTCGTGAAATAAAATCCGGGTCGTCTTTGGTTTTATCCTGCAGGAAATACAAAACTGCTGTTTTTAATCCACTAAAACTAAAGTGAAAATCTTCAACTTTAGGATGTGGAAATGAAAATTTTCCGGCATTTCCTTTTTGTGACAAGCGGTCTATCATGGGACCACCGGGATAAGGCAACCCAAGCAACTTGGCAATTTTATCGAAGGCCTCTCCCGCCGCATCATCTAATGTTTGTCCCAAAATTGTATATTGAACGTCACTTTCCCACAAATATAGCTGAGTGTGTCCACCGGAAACAGTCAGTGCCAAAAAAGGAAACCGTAGACCTTGATGAATTCTTGGATCGTCGATAAAATGGGCCAAAACATGTGCTTCCATGTGATTGACGGCAATTATAGGTCTTTCAATGGCCATTGCCAAACTTTTGGCAAAATTCACACCAACTATCAATGAACCAAGCAATCCGGGACCTTGTGTTACCGCTATAGCATCTATTTCTTTTAGATCAATCCCGGCTTCTTTTAGTGAAAGGTCAACCAACCAACCAATGTTTTTTTCATGGTCTCTGGAAGCAAGCTCAGGCACCACACCGCCATATTTCTGGTGTACATTTTGAGAACTTATAATATTGGATTTTACTTTCAGATTTTCCAAAACTGCTGCTGACGTATCGTCGCACGAAGATTCAATGGCCAATATATGCACTTTATCTTTCATTTCCTTTGTCCACAAATTTCAGAACTTTATAAATAGAATGGGATTATTTTTTGACATTTAATTCAACATTTTGTAAATTTTTAAATCATTATAAATTGACGGACGTTATATTTTCATAAATAACCACGTATTTTTGTAAAATAATTTCAACCTCTACTTAATTGAAAAAAACACTGAAATATATTGCACGTTTTTTTATTGTAGCCCTTATTTTATTAGGCCTATTTGTCACTCTTATGTTAATGCCAATCGTGCAAACCTTTGTTGCCAAAAAAATGATCGACAGGTTTAACCCTGCCAAGGCATTTAATATTTCATTTGACTATTTGGATGTGAGCCCCCTAAATCAATTAATTGTTCATCGTCTGCTTATACGTGATCATCATCACGACACATTGATTTATGCCGAAAAGGTATTGGCCACATACCATTATGCATTTAATGAAAATAAAATCTACTTGCATCTTGCTTCATTGAATCATCCGGTATTTAAACTGATTACATATAAAAATGAACAAGAAACAAATCTTGATAAATGGTTAATGCAGCTGGCTTCAAAAGACACTACCGATACAAGCGCCTCTGAAATCCCCCTGAAAATTCAAAAAATTCTCATTCATCAAGGACGCTTTTGCATGTGGGATTATAATATCCCGAAACAGGAAAATTTGTCTCTCATTGATTTTAATTATTTGACTCTTGATAAAATAAATCTAATAGCCAATCGTCCGGA
This window harbors:
- the tsaD gene encoding tRNA N6-adenosine threonylcarbamoyltransferase; translated protein: MKDKVHILAIESSCDDTSAAVLENLKVKSNIISSQNVHQKYGGVVPELASRDHEKNIGWLVDLSLKEAGIDLKEIDAIAVTQGPGLLGSLIVGVNFAKSLAMAIERPIIAVNHMEAHVLAHFIDDPRIHQGLRFPFLALTVSGGHTQLYLWESDVQYTILGQTLDDAAGEAFDKIAKLLGLPYPGGPMIDRLSQKGNAGKFSFPHPKVEDFHFSFSGLKTAVLYFLQDKTKDDPDFISRNLHDIAASVQKTIVDILLSEVEKAIAHTGIRQWVICGGVSANSLLRSEALLLAQKTKTEVFMLPLEYTTDNAAMIGAAAWFKYKRGLFSPLSFAAKARL
- the gyrB gene encoding DNA gyrase subunit B, which encodes MSETKNYSAESIQILEGLEAVRKRPAMYIGDIGVKGLHHLVYEVVDNSIDEALAGYCNEIEVVIHKDNSITVKDNGRGIPVDIHPKENRSALEVVMTVLHAGGKFDKDSYKVSGGLHGVGVSCVNALSSYLKAEVHRDGKIWVQEYSKGKPLTEVKCIGDTDYRGTIVSFKPDDTIFTVTEYNYDTLAARMRELAFLNKGIRITLIDERNTDENGNPVKEEFYSEGGLKEFVMYLDQNRTPLIDEPIYIETDKFGMPVEIAMVYNTSFSENVHSYVNNINTHEGGTHLAGFRRGLTRTLKKYAEESGMLQKLKFEINGDDFREGLTAVISVKVAEPQFEGQTKTKLGNNEVMGVVDQAVSEMLTNYLEENPKAARQIINKVIIAAQARHAARKAREMVQRKNVLSGTGLPGKLADCSERDPSKCEIFLVEGDSAGGTAKQGRNRNFQAILPLRGKILNVEKAMQHKIFENEEIKNIYTALGVKVGTEEDERALDLSGLRYHKIIIMCDADVDGSHITTLIMTFFFRYMKEIIEHGYLYIATPPLYLVKKGNEQRYCWNDKERDQAIQELKGKGKESSVTVQRYKGLGEMNAEQLWETTMNPETRTLRKVTIESAAEADHTFSILMGDDVPQRREFIEKNAKYAKVDA